In the genome of Candidatus Methylomirabilota bacterium, the window CTGGTTCTTCTCGGTGGGCGGCGGCATGACGCTTCTCGCGTACGCGATCTATCGGATGGATCCCGTCTTCATCCTCGGCCAGGGCGCGGGCCTCGTCATCTACGCCCGCAATCTCTACTTCATCTACCGCCATCCCGAGCGCGTCCTCCACTCCTGAGGTCCCACGCCGGATAATAATGATAGGATCTGGAGCAACAAAGGAGATCCCCGTGCCCGCGACCATGAACTGGGCCCAGTGCCACACGCGTCCCGTGCTGATGATCCCCGGCCCGACCGAGCTCCCGTTTCCGGTCATCCAGGCGATGAACCAGCCGCCCACGATCCAGTACGACCGGCACTTCGACGAGCAGGTGCTCGAGCCGACGATCCTCGCGCTGCGCCAGGTGTTCCAGACGAAGGGCGAGGTCATCATCATGCCCGGCTCCGGCCGGACCGCGCTGGAGGCGGGCGCGCTCA includes:
- a CDS encoding lipid-A-disaccharide synthase N-terminal domain-containing protein gives rise to the protein MTQDQLWLGIGLLGQAFFSARFLVQWVASERARKSIVPRPFWFFSVGGGMTLLAYAIYRMDPVFILGQGAGLVIYARNLYFIYRHPERVLHS